ccaccctccttccctaggCACACCCAGGCGAGCCTCTCcgggcacgtgcacacacacagacgcgcAGACACACCCTTTTGGTGGCAAGCCGCCTGTTTGGGGGAGTTCCAAAGGGGAACGCTGCCTTCCTGCAGCGCAGGGGTGTCTGGAAACGACTGCGTGGTGACACGGTCTCTGCGGAACAGGCGCACTGCTTTCTCTGGGACcccaagggacagggaaagggcacGGGCAGAGGACCTCAGCGCTGAGTCCTCTGCGCCAGCACAGCCTCCCGAAGGGCTGGTGtctgggaaggagtggagggggCGCCTGCCGTCGCAGTGCAGGCAGCCTCAGGAGAACATGAGCCCAGAGGTAGCAGACTGGGGAGCCAGTGTGAGTAAAGGCAGTCGGGGAGGGCACAGCAAGAGGGCACACGTGCGGAGTCCAGGTGGGAGGGCCTCGGCAGTCTCTGTTTCGGGTTCAGTCGAAATCCGTGGCTCTCAGCTGTGCGTGGCCTTGGCTCTGAAGGCTTCTTGACCAAAGAGCAGATTCAGAACCACCCCCAGATATCAGCCATCATCAGTGACCAAGACGAAGACATGCTTGAGTACTTGCTCACTGTGGAGGTCagactggggtggcagaggggcagtcaggtgtggggggcctgggctccaggcggGAGTGGTCcgagcacagggaggaagggagggggaggcgggtgcTTCCCGCCAGCAGGCAAAGTCAGGCAGCTGGGTCAGATGACACCTGCGCCCACCACGTCTCCACAGGTGCAGGAACTGGTTGGTCCGAAGCACCGCTGCAGGCTGAAGTTCTTCTTTCGGAGCAACCCCTACTTCCTGAATGAAGTGATCATCAAGGAGTACCATGTGAGCCTTGCAGGTGAGGTGGGGTTGCTGGACTCGGGTGtgggagggcaaggagaaggggtggggtgggagaccgGTGTGGACACCGGGCAGTAGGAAAGCACACAGGCAGGTCCTTCGCTTCAGGCTATCGGGCCACTCGTTCCACTGCCGTCGACTGGTTCTGGGACTATGAACGCGGAGTTCCCAGCCGCAGGCAGGACACAAGCAGCGTCAACCTCTTCAACTGGCTGTCAGAGCACAGTCTTCCTGGCTCGGGCAAGATTGCTGAGGTGAGGCTGCACTGGCCATGGTCAGAAAGGGCGATGCTGGAGGCCCCGGGGTGTTTGGAGCTGTCAGGGACAGTGCTTGCAGGGGCTGTTTCATTTCAGCTCATAAGTGAGGACCTGTGGCCCAGTCCCCTGAGGCACTACCTCAGGGGTACAAAGGCCCCACTGGAGGGAGCTGCAAGAGGACCCGTTGCCGAGGAGCCCAGGGGCTAGGCGTTCCCAGGTCAGTCAGTGGTTGCACCCAGGAGACTCCtctgagaaacagcagggaaaagTCAAGCTCAGGACATCTGGACGTTCCCCAGGGCCCCACGTGGTCCGCGGGGATATTTCAAAGGGCAGGGGCCGGCCCCTGTGCCAAGGGAGTGCTTACCCAAAGCGGGATACTTTAACACGTTTCTGCGATTCCCTGTCTCTGGCAATTTGGGCGCCCCCCTACCGGGGCCCGGAAGCACTCAGTGGGCCGCCGTACcgcgcgccccctccccagctctccacacaAACTTGTACGCAGCCATGCTgcacctgctctgcagcctgtggcccGGGGTCCCTGTCTAAGCCCAGGGCTCCTTCAGCCGATCCCACCTACCTTCTGGTGgcctcaggctccaggcagcacGCTTTTCAcgtcctggggcctctcagggcaCGGTGCAATGACTGGGGACACCATGGGTCACAGAGTGGCCCGAGACACCACCATTGGGTGGTGTGCCCCTGCCGCTGAGTGCGCGACTGGGCATTCTTGTTGGGGTGAGAGTCTCGGGGGGGCAGTCCAGAGCATGCGGTGAAGAGGGCAGACCATGCAACCGGCCAGGGAGGACACGGCCTGGGCGCGGTCTTCCCGCGCCAGTGATGGCCGAAGGATTCTGTGTGGTTTTCCCGCACAGGAACAAAGGCTGCCCCGGGGATCGCCTGTGGATGTGGACGCACAGACAGATGGCACCGTGTGCCTGAGTGACGGGGAAAGACACATAAAGGTCTCAGCAGTGCTTCCGCCTCTGTGTCTTTTGTAGCCGGGTCACGCGCCACTCTTAAGCACAAGGGCCGCGCCCCCATTCACACATCCAGTGCACGTGGAATCCTGCCCACGGTCCCATCTCTGACTGGAGGAGATGTGTGATGAGCAggccgggcagggcctgcagaCTCCCTTGCCCCATCACGGCCCCGTCCATGCCACCTTACGACTTCAGcaacctgtttcctcacccaagcagctccagctcagggTCATGAGCCAGAATCCAGATAGGGTCCTGTCAGTGTACTTTGGGCTTGTCCATCTGTATAGTTGCCGTGCTCCCAACACCTGCTGCTACGTAGTTCCTCGACTGAGGACGAAGTTTATGCAGCGGGTAGGCTGCATGTGTGCACTCAGGGACTCCCCAGgcgccttcctttgcctctgcttgTAAATGGGCACTTGATGTGACAGAGAGTGTCGGGCTCCGGGCTCCGAGGTGCAGTCGCAGATAAGAGGATCTGCTTCAGTTCTGCCCGGAGGGGACGCTTTCGTGTTCCTGTAGGATGAGTGTCAGGAATCcatgccccagggctgagggcggAGGCAGCGCTGAAATGTTTGATCTGGAGGACCTCATGCAGCTgactgaggtgaggtgagggaatGAAGTGTTGGTGGAAGGGGACATGGTGGCCTTGGAGTAGGGCTGTGGTTGTTCCCCGTAATGAAGGGGAGGGCGATGCCTGGAAGTGTAGCAGTGTGCAGATAGGGAGTTCCGGTGGGAGTAGGAGTAAGTCtacggggtagggggtgggaggcgggtaAGTGGTGCAGAAGGAGGATTCCGAGGACGAGCAGGGAGGCAAAGATGGAAGAGCGGGGTGAGGCCGTTGGGCAGAAGCCGAAGGCATGGAGGAGGAAGCGCTTGCGGAGGAGGCTTGTGGAGAAGGGCCtgtgagaaggagggaagtgcACCTTGGGGGACttggtgcaggaggggctggtagTTGGGGAAGAGGTTGTGCCCGAGGTGACGGTGGTAAGGAAGGAGTTAGCACTGGATGTGTGGTTGGttcatgtgggggagggtctttggaaatgtgtcagcagaggaacagctggggggtgggagaggagatctGGAGGTAGGGAGCGAGCAGGCAGGTGCTGGTAAAATAGCAATCAgtgtgggaggaggaacagaacgCCCAGGAGgggaaacgagagagagaggagctgtggaagcttaggggttgggggaagaagcgGGAATGCGGGTCCGGGTGTTACAGGAGCTGGTGTTGCGCGCGCAGAAGGAGGTGGTGGCGGAAGACCACCTGAAGacgatgaggagcctgaggtccAAACACGGACCTTAGAGGGCTGAGCAGTGCGAGCAAGAGCAGCGACCAGAGCGTGGACAGGTGGAAGTGGCAACGTTGGTGCCGAAGTGGATGACTTCATGCGAGTGGGACAGTTTTGGCCTAGGGCGAAGTGCTGGTGGCAAGGAAGGATGTCTGGTGGAATCTGcaagtgtggagggaggaggtggtgactgAAGAGCAGTTGCTGGAGGAGGCGCAGCTTGTGCTGCAGTAGGGAGCCAAGAAGGAGTAGCAGTGAGAGAAGCGTAGGGCCTGCAAGTGGAAGcggtggtagggggagagagttTTCAAGAGCTAGAAGTGAGAAGAAGGCAGGACGAGTAGAGGCTCACACTCTGTTTGTGGAAGGAGTGGGGTAACACGAAGTTCtgctgagggagagcagggacggGCAGAATCAccctgaggagaggctgcaggggcaattggttgctgggggacagctggtgCGGGAGAGCGGCGGGACCCACCGGGAGACCGGCGGGTGGAGGGTCCcgagggcggggcccaggccaaAGCACATTGGCTAGGCCAGCACTCACCGAaacaggagcaggctgggccttGACCCATGGGGCCCTGCACCTGGACGCCACTGGAGCCTCCAGGGGCGCTGCAGGCGGAGATGGAGCCCTTGAATGAGCGAGCCAGCAGGGCCTTCTCTGGGTTCGAGTGTGGGGCTTCTTAGAGGAGAAAGTCCCACCTGGAACTCAGAAGCAACGTCCATCAGCG
The Desmodus rotundus isolate HL8 unplaced genomic scaffold, HLdesRot8A.1 manual_scaffold_352, whole genome shotgun sequence DNA segment above includes these coding regions:
- the LOC128780110 gene encoding testis-specific Y-encoded protein 1-like, with the protein product MRGLVQVLEVGAGGQKSAAEEAPLRAEEKPGGSSARPPLEVLEALQWQLSAESARGRRDYLAVKLATAQRRKPILERRRSVIQRIPGFWAKAISFPVLCVVVVGMVEEDGCGFLTKEQIQNHPQISAIISDQDEDMLEYLLTVEVQELVGPKHRCRLKFFFRSNPYFLNEVIIKEYHVSLAGYRATRSTAVDWFWDYERGVPSRRQDTSSVNLFNWLSEHSLPGSGKIAELISEDLWPSPLRHYLRGTKAPLEGAARGPVAEEPRG